One Pleuronectes platessa chromosome 9, fPlePla1.1, whole genome shotgun sequence genomic region harbors:
- the s1pr4 gene encoding sphingosine 1-phosphate receptor 4, translating into MSIINSLTSPSSCLHLYRSPSHLSNATMSDTSGLNDVILLHYNHTGRLQNRTISSNPNQISVSKAIFFFFSVFIILENLLVLVAVLSRIRRSRRWVYVCIANITLSDLLTGAAYLVNICMSGSQTFRLSPALWLFREGLLFVALAASIFSLLLIAVERYTAMMKPLPQKSARKAYYRIYGLVVLCWVLALVIGFLPLLGWNCVCSLSECSTLLPLYSKSYIFFSLLIFFIILLAIGVLYGAIYCHVHRSAQEGPQRSRKRSLALLKTVITIVGVFMLCWGPLFLLLLVDFFCVSRKCELLLSADYFISLAVLNSGLNPIIYALGSSDMRKAIAELLCCCCLRAGLCHPDRFISKESSSTSGSRRDSLRNSFNKVRNLSVASPPPTPTKPRRAHKKYRLSSTTSCLSVSSG; encoded by the coding sequence ATGAGCATCATCAActccctcacctccccctcctcctgcctccaccTGTACCGCTCGCCCAGTCACCTCTCCAACGCCACCATGTCAGACACCAGTGGCCTCAACGACGTGATCCTGCTGCATTACAACCACACCGGCCGCCTGCAGAACAGAACCATCTCAAGCAACCCGAACCAGATCAGTGTCTCCAAagccatcttcttcttcttcagcgttTTCATCATCCTGGAGAACCTCCTTGTGCTGGTGGCCGTCCTCTCACGCATCCGCCGCAGCCGGCGTTGGGTTTACGTCTGCATCGCCAACATCACACTCAGTGATCTCCTCACAGGCGCGGCCTACCTGGTCAACATCTGCATGTCTGGCAGCCAGACCTTCCGCCTCAGCCCTGCTCTGTGGCTCTTCAGGGAAGGGCTGCTGTTCGTGGCCCTGGCAGCATCCATATTCAGTTTGCTGCTGATTGCTGTGGAGCGTTACACCGCCATGATGAAGCCGCTGCCCCAGAAGTCAGCCAGGAAGGCCTACTATCGGATCTACGGCTTGGTGGTACTCTGTTGGGTTTTGGCGTTGGTGATTGGCTTCCTCCCCTTGCTCGGCTGGAACTGTGTGTGCAGCCTGAGTGAATGCTCCACGCTCCTCCCTCTATACTCCAAGAGCTacatctttttctctctcctcatcttcttcattaTCCTCCTGGCTATTGGTGTCCTCTATGGTGCCATCTACTGCCACGTGCACAGGAGTGCACAGGAGGGCCCCCAACGCAGTCGCAAGCGCTCCTTAGCTCTGCTTAAAACAGTGATCACTATCGTTGGGGTCTTCATGCTTTGCTGGGGGCCACTCTTCCTGCTGTTACTGGTGGATTTCTTCTGCGTCTCCCGCAAATGTGAACTGCTGCTCAGCGCTGATTATTTCATCTCCCTGGCTGTCCTGAACTCTGGCCTGAACCCCATCATCTACGCCCTGGGCAGCAGTGACATGAGAAAGGCTATCGCCgagctgctgtgctgctgctgcctgaggGCCGGCCTCTGTCACCCAGACAGGTTCATATCCAAGGAGTCGAGCAGCACCTCCGGGAGCAGGCGGGACAGTCTGAGGAACAGCTTCAACAAGGTCAGAAATCTGAGCGTTGCCTCTCCACCGCCAACGCCAACCAAGCCTCGCAGGGCGCACAAGAAATACAGGTTGAGCTCCACCACCAGCTGCCTGTCAGTTTCAAGTGGTTAA